A genomic segment from Clostridium pasteurianum BC1 encodes:
- a CDS encoding Gfo/Idh/MocA family protein yields the protein MENMCENKKIKIGIIGCGGIANGKHMPSLSKISQVEMAAFCDIKKEKAEKAAKEFGTEGAKVYEDYKELLKDKSIDVIHVCTPNRSHSFITVDALKAGKHVMCEKPMAKTTEEARKMLEAAKRTGKKLTIGYQNRFRGDSKYLHGVCENGELGEIYYAKAHAIRRRAVPTWGVFLNEFEQGGGPLIDIGTHALDLTLWMMDNYKPKYVVGNIYHKLGGKENAANAWGPWDPAKFTVEDSAFGFITMENGATIVLESSWAINSLDVGEAQTSLCGTEGGADMAEGLRINGEKFSRLYETKVDLNAGGVAFYDGDSEDPAELEARQWVQCILENKEPIVKPEQALVVTQILEAIYESAKRGEPVYLNN from the coding sequence ATGGAAAATATGTGTGAGAACAAAAAAATAAAAATTGGAATTATAGGTTGTGGAGGTATTGCAAATGGTAAGCACATGCCAAGTTTATCAAAGATATCACAGGTTGAAATGGCAGCATTTTGTGATATTAAAAAAGAAAAAGCGGAAAAAGCAGCAAAGGAGTTTGGTACAGAAGGTGCTAAAGTTTATGAAGATTATAAGGAATTGTTAAAGGATAAAAGTATCGATGTTATTCACGTATGCACACCTAACAGATCTCATAGTTTTATAACTGTAGATGCACTGAAAGCTGGAAAGCATGTAATGTGTGAGAAGCCAATGGCAAAAACTACAGAAGAAGCAAGAAAGATGCTTGAGGCTGCAAAACGTACAGGCAAGAAGCTTACTATAGGCTATCAAAATCGTTTTAGAGGAGATTCAAAATACCTTCATGGGGTTTGTGAAAATGGGGAATTAGGAGAAATATATTATGCAAAGGCACACGCCATAAGAAGAAGAGCAGTTCCAACCTGGGGAGTATTTCTCAATGAATTTGAGCAGGGTGGAGGTCCATTAATAGATATAGGAACTCATGCTCTTGATTTAACACTATGGATGATGGACAATTATAAGCCTAAATACGTAGTTGGCAATATATATCATAAGCTTGGAGGCAAAGAAAATGCGGCAAATGCATGGGGACCCTGGGATCCTGCTAAATTTACCGTAGAGGATTCAGCTTTCGGATTTATAACTATGGAAAATGGAGCAACTATAGTTCTAGAATCCAGTTGGGCAATAAATAGTCTAGATGTTGGAGAAGCTCAAACATCTCTTTGTGGAACAGAAGGCGGAGCAGATATGGCAGAGGGTCTTAGAATAAATGGAGAGAAGTTCAGTAGATTATATGAAACAAAGGTTGATCTAAATGCAGGTGGAGTTGCATTCTATGATGGAGATTCAGAAGATCCTGCGGAGCTGGAGGCAAGGCAGTGGGTTCAATGTATTTTAGAAAATAAAGAGCCTATAGTAAAACCGGAACAGGCATTGGTAGTTACCCAAATACTAGAGGCAATATATGAATCAGCTAAAAGGGGAGAACCAGTTTACCTGAATAATTAG
- a CDS encoding bifunctional metallophosphatase/5'-nucleotidase, whose product MKTKFFKKHLMLTMVLAMILSVLSIQSYALADVSQTSTQITIFHTNDMHGHLLDAFNTAKPPVLTQIGSDYTAAIKKSVPNSLLIDAGDATQGVPFATISKGADIIKLMNAAGYDGMVLGNHEFDYGKDQALANAKLASFPVVSANTMQNGQPFLAGVNGNNGEDFIKTVNGIKVGFFGITTQETEYKTNPSNLSGITFEDPIATSKSEVSKLKSEGVKVIVGIMHIGNDPSSDPTSEDIAKAVDGINVIIDGHSHTIENKLVNNALIAQTGCYNANLGRLDISVTNDGKVSATESLISAASATTNYTPDSSVKDLATQINASQAPIFAQIVGRTNTSFWAGTVNGQSVARLGETNLGDLVADAMADGAKSQVKGTEFASLPIVALENGGGVRDSIPVGDINQGQITTVLPFGNILSLKEVTPSLLYQTLENGVSKVSVPDTSTGIVTGADGRFPQISGMRFEYNPQNAASNRISKIVLLNADGSDRQVLDKNDTNTKIVLASNDYEVGGGDGYTMLGGLKNIGEGNALDVITSQYITKLTLQNGGTFSYPAYQGRIKISSNFIYKPYTAAITVKNGADLLSNTAVTYAMDNGNPVHTTTDANGILTIANVPSGPHNVSILYNNLAVDSYINDIIGSNTAEKVIASLVTIDPAIPKETSDMIAALPSNITLSNKDAVASARASYDRLTLAQKSLVTNYSKLTSAEATIADLTEIMKDKTAADVVTAKINAIPLTVTASDKDAVAAARTAYDALTPAQKALVINYNTLTSAENTLVKLSTSENNQEVSKDAADTESVTANKASTAPKIAVLPKTGSPLDTTGLVGFGSLLMLSGLGVLSYKRKAEN is encoded by the coding sequence ATGAAAACAAAATTTTTTAAAAAACACTTAATGCTTACAATGGTATTAGCAATGATATTAAGTGTTTTGAGTATTCAATCTTATGCTTTAGCGGACGTAAGTCAAACTTCCACCCAAATAACAATATTTCATACTAATGATATGCATGGACATTTATTAGATGCTTTTAACACGGCAAAGCCACCAGTACTTACTCAAATAGGTTCAGATTATACTGCTGCAATAAAAAAGAGTGTACCTAATTCTCTTCTTATTGATGCAGGTGACGCAACACAGGGAGTACCTTTTGCAACAATAAGTAAAGGTGCTGATATAATTAAACTTATGAATGCAGCAGGCTATGATGGTATGGTTCTTGGAAACCATGAATTCGATTATGGTAAAGATCAAGCACTTGCTAATGCAAAACTTGCGTCTTTTCCTGTTGTTTCTGCAAATACTATGCAAAACGGACAACCTTTTCTTGCTGGAGTAAATGGTAATAACGGAGAAGATTTTATTAAAACTGTTAATGGTATAAAAGTAGGATTCTTTGGTATTACCACACAGGAAACTGAATATAAGACAAATCCATCTAATCTTTCTGGAATAACCTTTGAAGATCCAATAGCAACTTCAAAATCTGAAGTAAGTAAACTTAAATCAGAGGGTGTTAAAGTAATTGTAGGAATAATGCATATTGGTAATGATCCATCAAGTGATCCAACCAGTGAAGATATCGCTAAAGCTGTTGATGGCATAAATGTAATAATAGATGGTCACAGCCACACTATTGAAAACAAATTAGTAAACAATGCACTTATTGCACAAACTGGATGTTATAATGCAAACCTTGGAAGGCTTGACATCTCTGTTACAAATGATGGTAAGGTTTCAGCTACAGAAAGTTTAATATCTGCGGCTTCTGCCACAACTAATTATACTCCAGACAGCAGTGTAAAAGATTTGGCAACACAGATAAATGCTTCACAAGCACCAATATTCGCACAAATAGTTGGACGTACAAATACATCCTTTTGGGCTGGAACTGTTAATGGTCAGTCTGTTGCAAGACTTGGAGAGACAAATTTAGGGGATTTAGTAGCAGATGCTATGGCCGATGGTGCTAAATCACAAGTAAAAGGTACAGAATTTGCTTCACTGCCTATTGTTGCATTGGAAAATGGCGGTGGTGTACGTGATTCTATTCCGGTAGGTGATATAAATCAAGGGCAGATTACAACTGTACTTCCCTTTGGTAATATACTTTCCCTTAAAGAAGTAACCCCTTCTTTATTATATCAAACTCTTGAAAATGGTGTTTCTAAAGTATCAGTACCCGATACTTCAACGGGAATTGTAACTGGTGCTGATGGGAGATTCCCTCAAATTTCAGGAATGAGATTTGAATACAATCCTCAAAATGCGGCTTCAAACAGAATAAGTAAAATTGTTTTACTAAATGCAGATGGTTCTGATAGACAAGTGCTTGATAAGAATGATACTAATACTAAGATTGTTTTAGCTTCAAATGACTACGAAGTAGGTGGCGGTGATGGCTACACAATGCTTGGAGGACTTAAAAATATAGGTGAGGGAAATGCTCTGGATGTTATAACTTCACAATATATAACAAAGCTTACATTACAAAATGGTGGTACCTTTTCATATCCCGCATATCAAGGCAGAATAAAAATTTCTTCTAATTTCATTTACAAGCCATATACAGCAGCAATTACAGTGAAAAATGGAGCAGATTTACTTTCAAATACAGCAGTAACCTATGCTATGGACAATGGTAACCCTGTACATACTACTACTGACGCTAATGGAATACTAACAATAGCAAATGTGCCTTCTGGTCCACATAATGTAAGCATTTTGTATAATAATTTAGCAGTTGATTCTTATATAAATGATATTATAGGATCAAATACAGCTGAAAAGGTAATTGCCTCTCTAGTTACAATAGATCCTGCAATTCCAAAGGAAACAAGTGACATGATTGCTGCATTACCTTCCAATATAACTCTCTCAAATAAAGATGCTGTAGCCAGTGCAAGAGCATCATATGATAGGTTAACCTTAGCTCAGAAATCTTTAGTAACTAATTATAGTAAACTAACCAGCGCAGAAGCTACTATTGCAGATCTTACAGAAATTATGAAGGACAAAACAGCAGCAGATGTAGTAACTGCAAAAATTAATGCTATCCCTTTAACTGTAACGGCTTCAGATAAAGATGCAGTAGCAGCAGCAAGAACAGCTTATGACGCATTAACTCCGGCTCAGAAAGCTTTGGTTATTAATTATAATACTCTAACATCAGCAGAAAATACACTAGTAAAGCTTTCAACATCGGAAAATAATCAGGAAGTTTCAAAGGATGCAGCTGATACAGAGTCAGTTACTGCTAATAAAGCTTCCACAGCACCAAAGATAGCAGTACTTCCAAAGACTGGATCTCCACTAGATACAACAGGCCTTGTAGGCTTTGGTTCATTACTTATGTTATCAGGTCTTGGAGTATTAAGCTATAAGAGAAAAGCTGAAAATTAA
- a CDS encoding glycoside hydrolase family 31 protein, whose translation MFGKIIGFEQVDNKIHIGFEEQNVIVEIISASIINFFSPLKREQRLSKAVEDLKVQKCSFSVDSKEDKIIIATDKLNVNIFDDFKVDIYDDSWNILCEDYRGDRKPFVRRGVDGGWAVAAEEGHELKDGDNKLRVQVLKKMEEDMYFYGFGEKTGHLNKKGYHYKMWNTDDPKPHVESFEALYKSIPFFIGLKEKQAFGIFFDNTFESHFDIGKENSDYYYFGAVDGNLDYYFIYGPSMKEVVNRYTDLTGRTPLPQLWTLGYQQCRWAYVPEQRLMEIAKEFRNRDIPCDALYLDIDYMDGYRVFTWDKNKFPNPKEMLSELKQNGFKVVTIIDPGVKKDKGYEIYDKGIKNGYFAADKDNIPYVNKVWPGDALYPDFPNEKVRNWWAENQKIMMDYGVSGIWNDMNEPASFNGPLPDDVVFNNDGIITDHREMHNVFGHYMSKATYEGIKKYTNKRPFVITRACYAGTQKYSTVWTGDNQSLWEHLRMSLPMLMNLGLSGITFCGTDVGGFGFDCTAELLSRWVQVGCFTPLFRNHSSIMTRDQEPWAFDKQTEDINRKYIKLRYKLIPYLYDTLWKQKSSGLPLIRPLMLHYQEDENTYEINDEFLCGENILVAPVIEQGKTARMVYLPKGSNWVDYWTKEVFQGGKYIVKEAPLDLCPVYIKQGTIIPNYPVQNYIGEKKIEELTLDIYPAADDTEIKYVHYQDDGESFEYRKGVYNLYEFLIKGSDDLKGIAIRINKTYRAYRDSYHSFKFKINNIKPAEILADGKAIEFKIVEGAIEFLVESETEIYIK comes from the coding sequence ATGTTTGGTAAAATAATAGGATTTGAACAAGTAGACAATAAGATTCATATTGGGTTTGAAGAACAAAATGTTATTGTGGAGATAATTTCAGCTTCTATAATAAATTTCTTTTCTCCACTAAAGAGGGAACAGAGATTATCTAAAGCAGTAGAAGATCTAAAAGTTCAGAAATGCAGTTTCTCAGTAGATAGTAAAGAAGATAAAATAATTATTGCTACAGATAAGTTAAACGTAAACATATTTGATGATTTTAAGGTGGATATTTATGATGATAGCTGGAATATACTTTGTGAAGATTATAGAGGAGACAGAAAACCTTTTGTAAGAAGAGGTGTTGATGGCGGATGGGCTGTAGCAGCAGAAGAAGGCCATGAACTTAAAGATGGCGATAATAAATTAAGGGTACAAGTACTGAAAAAGATGGAAGAGGATATGTATTTTTATGGCTTTGGTGAAAAAACAGGACATTTAAATAAAAAGGGATATCATTATAAAATGTGGAATACAGATGATCCTAAACCACATGTGGAAAGCTTTGAAGCATTATATAAATCTATACCTTTCTTTATTGGGCTAAAAGAAAAACAGGCTTTCGGTATTTTTTTTGACAATACTTTTGAGTCACATTTTGATATTGGAAAAGAAAATAGCGATTATTACTATTTTGGAGCTGTAGATGGAAATTTAGATTATTATTTTATATATGGTCCGTCCATGAAAGAAGTAGTAAATAGATATACTGATTTGACGGGAAGAACACCACTGCCTCAGCTTTGGACACTTGGATATCAGCAGTGCAGATGGGCTTATGTACCGGAACAAAGGCTTATGGAAATTGCAAAGGAGTTTAGAAACAGAGATATTCCTTGTGATGCACTATATTTAGATATTGATTATATGGATGGATATAGAGTATTTACATGGGATAAGAACAAATTTCCAAATCCTAAGGAAATGTTATCTGAATTAAAGCAGAATGGATTTAAAGTTGTAACAATTATAGACCCTGGTGTTAAAAAAGATAAGGGCTATGAGATTTATGATAAAGGCATTAAAAATGGGTATTTTGCTGCAGATAAAGATAATATTCCCTATGTAAATAAAGTATGGCCAGGAGATGCTCTTTATCCTGATTTTCCAAATGAAAAAGTGAGAAATTGGTGGGCAGAAAATCAAAAGATCATGATGGATTATGGAGTTTCTGGTATATGGAATGATATGAATGAGCCTGCAAGCTTTAATGGACCCCTTCCTGATGATGTGGTGTTTAATAATGATGGAATTATTACAGACCATAGAGAAATGCACAATGTTTTCGGCCATTATATGTCAAAGGCAACCTATGAGGGAATTAAGAAATATACTAATAAAAGACCTTTTGTAATAACCAGGGCATGCTACGCAGGAACACAAAAATATTCTACAGTATGGACTGGAGATAATCAAAGTCTTTGGGAGCATTTGCGTATGTCTCTTCCAATGCTTATGAATCTGGGACTAAGTGGAATAACTTTTTGTGGTACGGATGTAGGTGGATTTGGCTTTGATTGTACTGCAGAGCTTCTATCAAGATGGGTACAGGTTGGATGCTTTACTCCATTATTTAGAAATCATTCCTCTATTATGACCAGAGATCAGGAACCTTGGGCTTTTGATAAGCAAACAGAAGATATTAATAGAAAATATATTAAACTTAGATATAAGTTGATTCCTTATCTTTATGATACTCTATGGAAGCAAAAAAGCAGCGGACTACCTCTAATTAGACCCTTAATGCTTCACTATCAAGAAGATGAAAATACTTATGAAATAAATGATGAATTCCTGTGTGGTGAAAATATTCTTGTAGCTCCAGTTATAGAGCAGGGAAAGACTGCCAGAATGGTATATTTACCAAAGGGAAGCAATTGGGTGGATTATTGGACAAAGGAAGTTTTTCAAGGTGGAAAATATATTGTTAAGGAAGCCCCTTTAGATTTATGTCCTGTATATATAAAGCAGGGAACAATTATACCCAATTATCCAGTACAGAATTATATAGGAGAAAAGAAAATAGAAGAACTTACTTTAGATATATATCCAGCAGCTGATGATACAGAAATTAAGTATGTACATTATCAGGACGATGGAGAAAGCTTTGAATATAGAAAGGGAGTTTACAATCTATATGAGTTTTTAATAAAAGGCAGTGATGATTTAAAAGGCATAGCAATTAGAATAAACAAGACTTATAGAGCCTATAGAGATAGCTATCATAGCTTTAAGTTTAAAATAAATAATATTAAGCCTGCAGAGATTTTGGCAGATGGGAAGGCAATTGAATTTAAAATAGTTGAAGGAGCCATAGAGTTTTTAGTGGAGAGTGAAACAGAAATTTATATTAAATAA
- a CDS encoding carbohydrate ABC transporter permease — protein MKSIKTMEGKRKIKNYMIYIVLILGAAYTLFPLLFLLINSFKGQSQIVNSPLSLPKSWDLTYMKNAFEQIHLLRSLGYTILITVLSVALIVIVSSFTAWIMVRSKSKLSNILFLIFTAAMLIPFQSLMYPLISFMDALHLKNIGGLIIMYGGFGLSLSVFLYHGFLKSVPVSLEEAAIIDGANIFQVFFKIIFPLVRPTTITVIILNTVWIWNDYLLPFLVLGNSEEKTLTLSLYYAKNLAGQYGNPWELVFPSVLIVIIPIVILFLFLQKYIMAGATNGAEKG, from the coding sequence ATGAAATCTATAAAAACAATGGAAGGTAAAAGAAAAATTAAAAATTATATGATTTATATAGTTTTAATTTTAGGAGCTGCATACACACTTTTCCCATTGCTATTTTTACTTATTAATTCATTTAAAGGGCAGTCTCAAATTGTAAATTCACCTCTTTCATTACCTAAAAGCTGGGATTTAACTTATATGAAAAATGCATTTGAACAAATTCATTTGCTGCGTAGTTTGGGTTATACAATATTAATTACAGTATTATCAGTAGCTTTAATAGTAATTGTATCATCATTTACTGCTTGGATAATGGTTAGAAGTAAATCCAAATTAAGTAATATTTTATTTTTAATTTTTACAGCAGCAATGTTAATACCTTTTCAATCCTTGATGTATCCATTGATTAGTTTTATGGATGCCTTACATTTGAAAAATATAGGCGGCTTAATTATAATGTATGGTGGTTTTGGATTAAGTCTCTCTGTGTTTCTCTATCATGGCTTTTTAAAAAGTGTACCTGTATCTTTAGAGGAAGCGGCAATAATTGATGGAGCTAATATATTTCAGGTGTTTTTTAAAATTATATTCCCTTTGGTAAGGCCAACAACTATAACTGTAATCATATTAAATACCGTGTGGATATGGAATGATTACTTGCTACCATTTTTAGTACTTGGAAATTCAGAGGAAAAGACATTAACTTTATCATTATATTATGCTAAAAATCTTGCAGGACAATACGGCAATCCATGGGAATTGGTTTTCCCGTCAGTATTGATTGTTATTATACCAATAGTTATTCTGTTTTTGTTCTTACAAAAATATATTATGGCTGGGGCTACAAATGGGGCAGAAAAGGGTTAA
- a CDS encoding carbohydrate ABC transporter permease, with protein sequence MEQLYKKWFKIFSLPAIILFAIVILIPFVIGVIYSFTSWRGTYFVGGEHWWQALVGIDNYVKIFQLDKFRSAFLYTIKFTVIAVIVVNVVSLLLSMLLVKIEKGASIFRAIFYMPNLLGGLALGFIWQFIFQIVYSKVFFGGNSIIHIPFLTNMTQDPTKAMFALVIMVTWQMAGYMMMIYVNGLNNISKDLYEAASIDGASPSQKFRNITIPMLMPSFTIVFFLTLSNCFRLLDQNLALTNGDFGTRMLALQILQTTKDTNPPNYGFAQAQAVIFFILIAVVALIQVSVMKKKEVEA encoded by the coding sequence ATGGAACAATTATATAAGAAGTGGTTTAAAATATTTTCACTACCAGCTATTATATTATTTGCAATTGTTATTTTAATACCTTTTGTTATAGGCGTTATATATTCTTTTACCAGTTGGCGTGGAACATATTTTGTTGGTGGTGAACACTGGTGGCAGGCTTTAGTTGGAATTGATAATTATGTAAAAATATTTCAATTAGATAAATTTAGGTCAGCATTTTTATATACAATTAAATTTACTGTTATTGCAGTAATTGTTGTCAATGTAGTTTCACTACTTCTTTCTATGCTGCTAGTTAAAATAGAAAAAGGTGCAAGTATATTCAGAGCTATTTTTTATATGCCAAATTTGTTAGGCGGATTGGCATTAGGATTTATTTGGCAGTTTATATTTCAGATTGTTTACTCAAAGGTTTTCTTTGGTGGAAATAGTATTATCCATATACCATTTTTAACTAATATGACGCAAGATCCTACAAAGGCAATGTTTGCATTAGTAATAATGGTTACATGGCAAATGGCTGGATATATGATGATGATTTACGTAAATGGATTAAATAATATATCTAAAGATTTATATGAGGCTGCAAGTATTGATGGAGCAAGTCCATCTCAAAAGTTCAGAAATATTACAATACCAATGCTTATGCCTTCTTTCACAATTGTATTTTTTCTAACTCTCTCAAATTGCTTTAGACTATTGGATCAAAATTTAGCATTAACAAATGGCGACTTTGGTACAAGAATGTTGGCATTGCAGATTCTACAGACTACTAAGGATACTAATCCACCAAATTATGGTTTTGCTCAGGCACAGGCTGTTATATTTTTCATATTAATTGCAGTAGTTGCTTTAATACAAGTATCTGTAATGAAAAAGAAGGAGGTTGAAGCTTGA
- a CDS encoding ABC transporter substrate-binding protein — protein MLKRVKLGVIFIIVSVLMAGLVGCSSSTKSSNHSYDIYIFNGKSENADAFQKLAQVYEKEKGVKVKVFSLGTTEATDTLRSAMNSSEKPSIFSVGAGSVEEWKDSGYAMDLKDASTPELKKLADSIPESMRLQTKEGENYGIPYDVEGYGLIVNKKMITDLFGLTDTTQFIADFKTATYEEFKNMVIAVNGYIKENKTGSVVLSGHTYQLAKNKTELTSKLNGVFSVAGAEKWTYGDHFGNYPLNTVFNSLSAAQNATDSQVQQLKIPLEKSVQALDFETSYLAGPKGALTRGADFINSTTTGYDQAVQTFADGKALFIKQGNWVYNNVKKVNTDITSSLTMLPMKLPFTDDDIKVKGLTAEKFNESIPEFVPNYYVINKKVSKDEQKKAEDFLVWLNTSETGKKFITDEFAFVPFNATSDTKLENPLSNDLITYKRAGNILSNPFNGAPNSWGQEAYGKILQEQYFTKQNWTEADYAKVADYSIQKWKELKSN, from the coding sequence ATGTTAAAAAGGGTAAAGCTGGGAGTAATATTTATAATTGTATCAGTACTAATGGCGGGACTAGTAGGCTGTAGTAGTTCAACAAAATCATCAAATCATAGTTATGATATCTACATTTTTAATGGTAAAAGTGAAAATGCTGATGCATTTCAAAAGCTTGCTCAAGTATACGAAAAGGAAAAGGGTGTTAAGGTTAAAGTATTTTCCTTGGGGACAACAGAGGCAACAGACACTTTGAGATCTGCAATGAATTCAAGTGAAAAACCATCAATTTTTTCTGTAGGTGCAGGAAGCGTAGAGGAATGGAAAGATAGTGGATATGCCATGGATCTTAAGGATGCATCAACTCCAGAATTAAAGAAATTAGCTGATAGCATACCAGAATCTATGAGATTGCAGACTAAAGAGGGTGAAAACTATGGTATCCCCTATGATGTTGAGGGCTATGGATTAATTGTTAACAAAAAAATGATAACAGATTTGTTTGGATTAACCGATACAACACAATTTATTGCAGATTTTAAAACAGCTACTTATGAAGAATTTAAAAATATGGTCATTGCTGTAAACGGTTATATTAAAGAAAATAAAACAGGTTCTGTAGTACTAAGTGGACATACTTATCAATTGGCAAAAAATAAAACAGAACTTACTTCAAAATTAAACGGTGTATTTTCAGTAGCAGGAGCAGAAAAATGGACTTATGGAGATCACTTTGGTAATTATCCATTAAATACAGTATTCAATAGCTTATCCGCAGCACAAAATGCCACAGATAGCCAGGTTCAGCAATTAAAAATCCCATTAGAAAAATCTGTTCAGGCACTAGATTTTGAAACAAGTTATCTGGCAGGACCCAAAGGCGCATTAACAAGAGGTGCAGATTTCATTAATTCAACAACTACAGGATATGATCAGGCAGTACAGACTTTTGCTGATGGTAAGGCGTTATTTATTAAGCAAGGTAACTGGGTATATAACAACGTTAAAAAAGTAAATACAGATATTACATCTTCTTTAACTATGCTTCCAATGAAGCTTCCATTCACAGACGACGATATTAAAGTAAAAGGATTAACTGCTGAAAAATTTAATGAATCAATACCAGAATTTGTTCCAAATTACTATGTAATTAATAAAAAAGTAAGCAAGGATGAGCAGAAAAAGGCAGAGGATTTTTTAGTATGGCTTAATACTTCTGAAACGGGTAAGAAATTTATTACAGATGAATTTGCCTTTGTACCCTTTAATGCTACAAGTGATACTAAATTAGAAAATCCATTGAGTAACGATTTAATTACTTATAAACGAGCAGGAAATATATTGTCTAATCCATTTAATGGAGCACCAAATTCATGGGGGCAGGAGGCTTATGGGAAAATACTACAGGAACAATATTTCACAAAGCAAAACTGGACTGAAGCAGATTATGCAAAAGTAGCAGATTATTCTATACAGAAGTGGAAGGAATTAAAATCTAATTAA
- a CDS encoding LacI family DNA-binding transcriptional regulator, translated as MEGIDNVASIRDVAKKAKVAACTVSRVLNNSGYVAPETREKIEKVIKELNYIPNELARGMFRQKAGSIAMLIPNIVHPFFSTLASYIEKELYNRGYKLMLCSTDADINKERDYMETLKSNIVDGVISGVSNLQLKEYKNFNKPLVMLDYVVNSKIPVVASNHKLGGELAAKKFIDSGCKNVIHICDDKTTKVLSYQCHIALENMLKVHNIKSKAIEIKWNDFDFEGYLNLAKKVLIERPDTDGIFAADMPAAAFLKAAIKLGKQIPKDLCVVAYDGTYTTNSNILNITTVVQQVQLIANKSVENIISLIEKDNIIEPYTEIDVYLREGETSF; from the coding sequence ATGGAAGGAATTGATAATGTGGCGAGTATAAGAGATGTGGCAAAAAAGGCAAAAGTAGCAGCTTGTACTGTGTCTAGAGTTTTGAATAATAGCGGATATGTAGCCCCAGAAACCAGAGAGAAAATTGAAAAGGTAATCAAAGAGTTAAATTATATACCTAATGAACTAGCCCGTGGCATGTTTCGTCAAAAAGCGGGAAGTATTGCTATGTTGATTCCAAATATTGTGCATCCTTTTTTTTCTACATTGGCTAGCTATATAGAGAAAGAGCTATATAATAGAGGATATAAACTTATGTTGTGCAGTACAGATGCTGATATTAATAAGGAAAGAGATTATATGGAAACATTGAAATCTAATATAGTAGATGGAGTAATATCTGGTGTCAGTAATCTTCAATTAAAGGAATATAAAAATTTTAATAAGCCTCTTGTTATGCTAGATTATGTTGTCAATTCAAAAATTCCAGTGGTTGCATCTAATCATAAATTAGGAGGTGAGTTAGCTGCAAAAAAGTTTATTGATAGTGGCTGCAAGAATGTAATTCATATATGTGACGATAAAACCACAAAGGTATTATCATATCAATGTCACATTGCATTAGAAAACATGTTAAAAGTTCATAATATAAAATCAAAGGCCATTGAAATAAAGTGGAACGACTTTGATTTTGAAGGCTATTTGAATCTGGCAAAAAAAGTATTAATAGAAAGACCAGACACAGATGGAATTTTTGCGGCAGATATGCCAGCGGCAGCATTTTTAAAAGCAGCTATAAAGCTTGGTAAACAAATTCCAAAGGATCTTTGTGTGGTAGCTTATGATGGCACATACACTACTAACAGCAATATTTTGAATATAACTACTGTAGTGCAGCAAGTACAATTAATAGCTAATAAGTCAGTAGAGAATATAATATCATTAATAGAAAAAGACAATATAATTGAACCTTACACTGAAATTGATGTGTATTTAAGGGAGGGAGAAACAAGTTTTTAA